Within the candidate division WOR-3 bacterium genome, the region TTTTATGCGGGCGTTTCCGTCTTTATCAGTGCGGACTACGGGGTTGTAATACGCGGTGGTCAGGAATTCTGTGCGGTATGCGAATCCTTCACCTGCCGCTCCTCCTCCGCCTCGATTTTCACCTTTTTCCGCATAGCTCCGCTGGCCGATAATGTGGAGTCTGCTTTCAGCGGTCTGGACCGAGAGCGGTCTTGAACCGTAGAATACGGGAAATGGATCCGGGGTCTTGAATGCAATGAGCGACAGGACACCGAGGTCGACGACGGCAAGTACGACTTCGGATTCCTGTCCTTTTCCCCGGCTGTTCTTTACTTTTATATTTATTGTAACGGAATCCCTGGGTCGGTATTCCTCTTTGTCCGCGGTGAGTGATATATCGAGATGTTTGGTTTGAGGGTCCACTGCAAGATTTGTGTAACCGATCTTAAACGACGGTTTACCGATATCTTCACCCTCTTCATTGAATCTGTTAAAACCGATTCTTCCCTGAACCAGTATCACCGAGACATAGACATTGGGCAGATGATCCTCACGGATCGGAACTTCGACGATTTCACTCGAGCCGACCAGCTCTTTCGTAAACCTTTCCAGGACGAATTCACGCTCAACGGTTATCAGAGCAAGTGCTTTTTCATAAGGTGATTTGACCAGAATCTTCGCCGTCTCGCCGGGCTTGTAGCTTTCTTTATCAGGGATTATTTCTATACGGTCGTCGTCCGATTTTCTCCAGGAAAAATATCCTTTCCCTGTGGTATAAAAATATGTCGTCGTTGTAATACGATTGCCCTTTGAATCTTTACCAGCCGCCCGGATAAGATAAAATCCTGTCTTTTCCGGAGTGAACGATTTTGAAACGGCTTTATCTTTTGTCTTTATTTTGAAACTATGCACCACACTGTCTTTCTTCTCGGTGACCCATTCGTATCTACCTTCGATCCCCGCCTTGCGCACACTGATCCATTCCCTCCTTATTATTTCGACATTCAAATTTTTTCCGCTGATGAGTTCACCTTTCGGCGTCGTCGCGATGAACTCGAACGTAATCGGTGTTTCAACGTCGACAAATGTTTTTTGAGGTTTTATCCCGATATAGTATTCGCCTTGATGGACAAGGCAGTTCGTGCGTCCTGACAGAGCCTGACGGTTCTGCGCGGTCACCGTCGCTTCAAGGGTCAGGACCATTGTTGTCTTCACCTCTTCATGCTTCAGCTTCTGTTCTACTTTTATCTTTCCTTCTTTATTCAACTTGCCTTTTCCTGAAGCGATCACCCCTTCAAATATCCAGTCTTCATCATAATCCCAGTATGCGTGTCCGAATCTGAAGCCTTTATGCCCCGGCGGTGAATAATAAGAGCGGTCAAGGGTCATGGTCCATTCCACATCCTGGTCAGACATTGGACCGCCGTACAGGTATGTTCCTTTTATCTCACCGGAGAATTTTTCTCCGAAGATATACTCTTCCTTATCGGATTTTGCAGTAACCTTGAATTGGGCGGGCCGATACGCCTCAACCCGGAATGAGCCATAACTGCTGAATCTATTATCTTTTGAATGAGCGGTGATTTCATACCAACCGGTGGGAGCATCGTTATTAAGTTTTAATTTTATGTCGAACGAACCATACGAGGAAACCGGAATCTTCTCTTTATAAATTTCCTCGTCGCGTGAATTACGTACTACGACGTCGATGTTCTTTATGAGTTTTGAAATCCGCCATTTCCCTTTTTTCTTTTCACGAATAATTCCTTTTATATAAACGACTTCACCGGCTTTATAAAGTCCGCGTTCTGTAAAGATGTAACCGCGGAATCTTTCTGGTTCGGGTCGCCAGTCATAGGAAATCCCGAAGTCATAAGGATAGATACCGGTTCCCTGATTCGAGGCGATGAATGCTTCATCGTCGCCCGATTTTGCAAAAACCCAGATCCGCGGCTTATCCCAGTTATTTCTCGGCACCACTCCCAATGCCTTCCAGCCCGGTGTTTCAGCCATGCCGTTTTTATCAGTCGTTCCTTTCCAGAGGATGCGGTTTTTGTCATCACGTAGTTCAATCTCGGCAGAAGGGATCGGCTTTCCATCTTTTAATGTGGTGACCCAGATCAGGTTGTTCTCTGATGAAAACTTGCCGGTGATGCCGATATCGGTGACCTGGAGCAGACCTCGATAGAATCGTCTTCCATATCTTAATTCTTTCAGTGCTTCGATTTCAAAGAAGACATAACCTTCATTTCGCTTCTGCAGGATTTCTTTCAATTCAAGGGGAAGCGTGATTCTTTTATTTCTTTCTGCTTCTATGTACCACATCTGGTCGACGGCATAATTGAAGACAGGATAAAATTCCTTGCCGCCGTAGAATGTGTTATTCGCCAGAAGGGTGGGGATGATGTCATTTCGTTTGAGAAGGGCAAGCCGTTTGCGGACCCGGTCTATATTTACGAACATAACCGGATGGCGTTTGTCAGAATAAGATTCGACGATTCCCATACCGGTTGCGGTCTTTATATTCGGGTCATAATCCGTGGTTTTGAAAGAGATTTTAATTTCATCCCCGAGTTTGTTCTTAAAGCGGTCGCTCAACTCTTTGTCGATAATCACTTCATATTTTGTATCCGGTTTAAACGGCAGATAGAGATAAAGGCGGTTTGACGAATGGATCCAGTTTTTGTAATGTCCGGGGATTTTGATCTCCGGTTTAAATGATATATGCTTGATGAATTCCTGATACACAACCGGGTTGGTGAATTCAAAGGTGATCGCATGCTGGGGATTGATTAGTTTCTTGTCGTGTCCGACGAAAGTGAAACGGTTAAATGTTTTAAATACAACCGTTCGTTCATGCTCCATCCCGTAATCGCCGAGTGCACCGGGCAGGCCTTCCTGGAGTTCGACTATGATTTTACTCTCTATGGGAAGATCAGCATCAGGGTCGATGACGAGTGTTTTTTCGGCTTTTCTGGACAGCCTTTCATCTTTCAACTCTTCTTCGTTCAATTTTCTCACCTGAAAAGAGATCGGTCTTTTAAAGCCTTTTTCATCACGTGCCGAAAGTTTTATGAAGGGTCGGGCGCGTTCTGGTGACATCTTTTGATTGAAACGGAGATAGATATTGTGATCAAGCTCTATCCAGCGTTGATTGTGATAGGGAATTGAGCTGATTAAGTCGGGTCGTGCCGTGGTGAACTCCCATACATAGTCTTTTTGCAGGGTTGTTCCTGATAAAGAACGCGTTCCTTTAGGGACCCGGCAGGTGTACTTTGTTCCACCTGTTAATGGTTCGTCAGGCACAAAGAAGAGCGTTGAAGTCCCCCGCCATCTGTATCTTCCTTTTACGGGAGGAGAAATCTTCAACGGCCCGCCTTTTTCGAATTCAGGAATTCCTTCCAGGGGAACCATCGGCTGGTTAAAAGAAACCATAATTTCGCGTACTTCACTTAAATTCTCGGTGCCGCCGGTCGGTGCTGCATAGAGTACCTCGACATCTCTTTTTTCTCCTTCGGGCATTTCAAAACCGGATTCAGAAGTTTTTTTCTTGGGGCAGGAAATTGTCATAGATAAAAAGAATACAAAACAGAGAGTAAAAAATTTTTTCATCATTACCTCCAGTTTAAAGTTTAATCAATCTCTGACAAAAGTCAATCAATTTATACCAGCTTTGAAGAGTCAATCGGTAAATTTAGGATATTGGTTTAGGGAAATTGTCAAAAAGCATTTTTTGAAGATGTTAATAATATACTGAGATCCTTAGGGGCTGGACACGATGGATTTGTAGAGGTATAATGGTTTGATTAACATGAGGAAAGCGATGAAGAAAAGGAATTGGTCGGTTGAAGAGAAGTTGGTGATAGTCTTTATCTTTATCCCCAACCCAACAACCCTAATTTTCATCTTTGTGATGTTTTATAATCTTGCCTTCCACCATAAATATTACATCTTCACAGATGTTTGTCGATAAATCTGCTATGCGTTCTAAGGAGTGGGAGATTCTCATTAAATGGATTGAACGTTCAACCGTCGATGAATCCGCACTCATGTAAGTGATCAACTTTCTCAAAATCTGATTCCTCAAACCATCGATGACACTGTCTTTCTCACAGACGCTTTTAGCCAATTCTGCATCCTCATTAATAAAAGCATTTATGCTATTCTTTAACATCTTTTCCGTTACTTCTACCATCATTGGGATATCAACCAAAGGCTCCACTTGTGGTTTCTCTATTAAAAACATTGCGCTTTCAGCAATATTTACTGCAAGATCTCCTATTCTCTCCAGATCATTATTTATCTTTAGAATCATAAGGATTGTTCTTAAATCCTTTGCTCTTGGTTCATACTGAGCAATAAGGGTTACGCAGAGTTCATCTATCTCTATCTCAAAGTCATTTGCCTTCGGCTCATCCTCATCGATGACGCTTAAAAGTAGCTCTTTATTTTTTTTAATCAAGCCTTTTATACTTTTTTCAATCATACCCTCCCCAAGAGCAGTATACTCGACAATTTCCCTTTTAAGATTGGTAATTCTTTCTTCTAACATTCTACACCTCCTTATCCAAATCTCCCAGCCAGATATTCTTCGGTTCTTTTATCCTGAGGCACAGTGAACATCTTCTGTGTCGTTCCAAATTCGATCAATTCTCCCAAGTAGAGAAAGGCAGTATAGTCAGAGACTCGAGCGGCTTGGGCGATATTATGTGTCACAAGGAGGACTGTGACCGACTTCTTCAACTCAATAAGCAATTCTTCTATCTTTTTTGTTGCCTGCGGATCGAGTGCCGAGGTTGGCTCATCCATAAGGATAATTTCAGGTTCGGTTGCTAAGGCTCGGGCAATACAAAGACGTTGCTGTTGACCACCTGATAGGTCAAATGCAGAATCCTGAAGTCTGTCCTTTACCTCTTCCCATAGCCAGGCGTCTCTCAAGCTTTGCTCCACTTTTTCTATAATCTTAGACCTGTCTTTAACCCCTTTGATATGGAGTCCGAATGCGACATTATCAAATATCGATTTGGGAAATGGGTTGGGCTTTTGAAATACCATGCCAACTTTCATGCGTAATGCCGATATATCTATTCTATCTTGATAAATATTCTGACCATCTATAAAAATGTTCCCCTTGGTCTTGGCAGTTTCAATAAGATCATTCATGCGGTTAAAACATCTTAAAAAAGTGGATTTCCCACATCCAGAAGGACCGATTACTGCGGTTATCTTATTTTTGTGAATGGGTAGAGTTATATCTTTCAATACATGTAAGTCATCAAACCACAGGTGGAGATTTTCCACGATTATCTCTTTCGCTACCATTTTTTCTTCCTCCTGGCCCTGTATCGGATGACTATCGCCACAGCATTGACAATGAGGATAAGAAAGAGCAGTACGACCGCAGTGCCATAAGCTATTGGGACTTGATATTTGGGATTTGTTCCTTCTGTCATTAGCGCATATATATGATAAGGGAGTGCCATAACTTCATCTGAAATGGATTTCGGTAACTTTCTCGTATAAAATGTTGCAGCAGTAAAGAGGATGGGAGCAGTTTCACCAGCGGCACGACCGACGCTGATGATTGCGCCAGTAAGAATGTTTGGCAGAGCAGTGGGCAGGACTACTTTCAATATTGTCTGCCGTTTTGTTGCACCTAATGATAATGATGCTTCTCGGAAATCTTTTGGCACAGTTTTGATTGCCTCTTCACTGGCATTAATTATGATTGGCAATATTAATATTCCGAGTGTCAAGGAGCCGGATAGGATAGAAACTCCAAATCCAAATATATTAACAAATACTGCCAGACCAAAAAGGCCGAAAACTATCGATGGCACTCCGGCAAGTGTGTTTATCGCTATTCTTATGGTACTCACAAGCCAGGCTGGTTTGGCATACTCGGTCAAATATATCGAGGTCAAAACTCCAAGAGGAAAAGCGAATGAAATCGCTACGACGGTTAGATAAAATGTGCCAATAATTGCTGGAAAGATTCCACCTTTTGTCATAGCCTCGCGCGGTGCCTCTGTGAGAAAAGAAAGGGAAAGGACCTTACCACCCTTGGCAATAATAAGGATGAAAAAGACAAAAAGGAATATGATACTTACAAGGACTGAAAGTCTGACCAAGGTCAAAGCGATTGACTGTTTTACCACCCTGATCTTCATCGCCTTCTTATCTTCATTCTTTCCCACTCGGTGATTAAATTTGATACAAATGTTATTACAAAAAGAACAATCGCAATGCCAAACAGCGCATGATAATGCTCACTACCCATAATTGTTTCTCCCATCTCGGAAGCAATTGCCGAAGTCATGGGACGGACCGGTTGAAATATAGATTTTGGAATAATAGCCGAACCACCAGCAACCATCAGGACGACCATCGTTTCGCCGATC harbors:
- the phoU gene encoding phosphate signaling complex protein PhoU, yielding MLEERITNLKREIVEYTALGEGMIEKSIKGLIKKNKELLLSVIDEDEPKANDFEIEIDELCVTLIAQYEPRAKDLRTILMILKINNDLERIGDLAVNIAESAMFLIEKPQVEPLVDIPMMVEVTEKMLKNSINAFINEDAELAKSVCEKDSVIDGLRNQILRKLITYMSADSSTVERSIHLMRISHSLERIADLSTNICEDVIFMVEGKIIKHHKDEN
- the pstB gene encoding phosphate ABC transporter ATP-binding protein; translated protein: MVAKEIIVENLHLWFDDLHVLKDITLPIHKNKITAVIGPSGCGKSTFLRCFNRMNDLIETAKTKGNIFIDGQNIYQDRIDISALRMKVGMVFQKPNPFPKSIFDNVAFGLHIKGVKDRSKIIEKVEQSLRDAWLWEEVKDRLQDSAFDLSGGQQQRLCIARALATEPEIILMDEPTSALDPQATKKIEELLIELKKSVTVLLVTHNIAQAARVSDYTAFLYLGELIEFGTTQKMFTVPQDKRTEEYLAGRFG
- the pstA gene encoding phosphate ABC transporter permease PstA, with protein sequence MKIRVVKQSIALTLVRLSVLVSIIFLFVFFILIIAKGGKVLSLSFLTEAPREAMTKGGIFPAIIGTFYLTVVAISFAFPLGVLTSIYLTEYAKPAWLVSTIRIAINTLAGVPSIVFGLFGLAVFVNIFGFGVSILSGSLTLGILILPIIINASEEAIKTVPKDFREASLSLGATKRQTILKVVLPTALPNILTGAIISVGRAAGETAPILFTAATFYTRKLPKSISDEVMALPYHIYALMTEGTNPKYQVPIAYGTAVVLLFLILIVNAVAIVIRYRARRKKKW